From Leishmania braziliensis MHOM/BR/75/M2904 complete genome, chromosome 22:
AAAACAATGAACAGCTACCAGGCAAGGAAGGTATCAGTGGCGACTACCGAggtggcagaggaagaggccgTCTTCCTTTTAACAGTAGGTGGAGCGTGCAGAGAAATGATAAATTCTCGGGATATCATGACAATCGAGTCGGTATCAACCCGTCGGTACCGCAAAGAGAAATGGAAAAGTCAAACGGTTCCACAGTTGACAAAAACAACCCCTCAACATGGCGGAGGAAGGACTTTCACGAATTTGTGAAAGCCTTCGTCGATGAGAAGGATACCAACGAGCTTTCGTTCCCCTCCACTCTGACGCCTGCTCAGCGAAATATGGTACATCGAATTGCAATGTCATTTAACCTTGATCACAAATCCAGTGGAGAGGGTACCAACCGGGTGTTAAAGCTGACAAAAATCAGCGCAACAATTGATGCACTGAGGCGGCAGCAAGACGCGGCTGAAATCGGGGTTCGGCTTAAGACCATCGATGGGTATCAAGGGGCACAACAACTCGAGCACGACCACCTTTCTGGAAGCGATATTCTCTCGCTTGCCGAAAGACTCAAACTACACAAAAGCACAATGACTGCTGAAATCAAGGTTGCTGCAAATGAGCTAGCCACAACGAGGAGGCCTTTTCGAGTTCGTCAGGGAGGactcgccgcagcgcctcggcttAGCCGACCAATCAACCTCGCACAAATAAATCAGTTTCGTATGTCACTACCAGCGTATCGATACGGCCCGCAGATTATTCGAGCGGTTCAGGAAAATTCTGTAATTGTTGTTTGCGGCGACACTGGTTGCGGTAAAACCACACAAATTCCGCAGCTGCTCTACGACGCTGGGATTTTCGACAAGCACCATGACGTCATCTGTACGCAGCCTCGTCGAATCAGCGCACTCTCTGTTGCTCAGCGTGTTGCGATGGAACGAGGTGAGGCCTGTGGAAACAGCTGTGGGTACGTTATTCGTTTTGAGAACATGACAAGTGCGAATTCGAGAATTATTTATCAAACTACAGGTATTCTgttgcgccgcctccactcTGAACCGGAGCTGCAAGGTGTGGCATGTGTCGTCGTCGATGAGGTGCACGAGCGCGATGTCGAAACAGACTTTTGTCTGCTCTTATTGCGCGATAGACTGCGTGCACAGAAGGAGCATCCAGACAGATACCCAGTCCAGCTCAAGGTTGTAGTGATGTCGGCAACAGTGCAGATTGACGCGCTTGTGTCGTACTTTTCCGGCTACAATAGCGATCGCGATATCCCGCTCATTACAATCCCTGGCTCACTGTTTCCAGTGAGGGAGTTTTTCTTGGAGGATGTCTTGCACCAAGTGGGCGCCGCGGCGTCCGCTGCACCGGCGATGAGGCTGGTTTCGAACTTGAAGCGAGGGACGCAGCGGGGTGCCGAAACGTCAGTGGTAGAGGGTAATGCGGGGTTCTACGAGCAGCTAAAGGCGGCGGTGTTCGACAGCTTTGACCGGGATGTGGAGGGACTGGTTCCCTACGATCTTGTGTGTGATTTAATCAAGAAGATTCATGACGAGTCTCATTCTCGCGCAGAGAGCATTTTGGTGTTCTTGCCAGGGTGGGGAGCAATTTCCTCCATTGCCAGTCGACTCAGGCGCTCACATTTTGCTAGAGAGCTCTCTATCTTGCTGCTACACTCTACTCTTACGAccgcggagcagcagcgcgtttTTGAGCGGCCACCAAAACACTACCGCAAAGTTGTGCTCGCCACTAGCATCGCTGAGACAAGTATTACTATTGACGACATCGTCTACGTTATTGATAGCGGTCTTGTGAAGGGGTCATCATACGACCCTATGGGGAACACCAGCGCTCTCAAGGCGACTCTGATCGGCAAGGCAAACGGGGTGCAACGACGGGGCCGCGCTGGGCGCTGCCAGCCTGGAGTGTGCTACCATTTGCTTCCCAAGGCGGTGTACGATGACTTGCCTGATTTCCTTCCCCCCGAAATCGTTCGGTCTCCTCTCGAGGAGGTGTGCTTGCAGCTGAAGGCCATAGAGTCGAGCCAGAACTGTGCGGAGGTACTAACGCGGGCGATGAGTGCGCCGTCCACGGAGGCGATAGAGCATGCAGTGCATTTTTTGACGGACATGGGTGCGTTTACTGCCGAGGAGAAGATGACTAACCTGGGCAGGGCTCTGGCAGAGCTCCCAACGCACCCACTGTTGGGCAAGATGCTCTTCACAGCTGCTTGCTTTGGCGTCCTAGACACCATCGCAACGATTGCGGCCGGCCTTTCGGTAAAGACCCCGTTCATTCGCCCTCAGGCCTTTGAGAAGAACGCCGCAAGGGAGAACCTGCTTCGCATCGACAACAACGTTCTGTCGGATCACTTTTGTGTGGTAACCCTTTTCACAGGCTGGATTCGCAGTGGCCGGAGTTCGCAGTACGCGGCTTCACACTTTGCTGACAACAGCACGCTGCGTTCGCTGGAGCGGACGAAGCAGCAGTTCATCAGATTGGTGCTTCACTCGTCCTTTGCAAAAGGGATTGCTTCTCCGGAGACT
This genomic window contains:
- a CDS encoding putative ATP-dependent DEAD/H RNA helicase; the protein is MVHRIAMSFNLDHKSSGEGTNRVLKLTKISATIDALRRQQDAAEIGVRLKTIDGYQGAQQLEHDHLSGSDILSLAERLKLHKSTMTAEIKVAANELATTRRPFRVRQGGLAAAPRLSRPINLAQINQFRMSLPAYRYGPQIIRAVQENSVIVVCGDTGCGKTTQIPQLLYDAGIFDKHHDVICTQPRRISALSVAQRVAMERGEACGNSCGYVIRFENMTSANSRIIYQTTGILLRRLHSEPELQGVACVVVDEVHERDVETDFCLLLLRDRLRAQKEHPDRYPVQLKVVVMSATVQIDALVSYFSGYNSDRDIPLITIPGSLFPVREFFLEDVLHQVGAAASAAPAMRLVSNLKRGTQRGAETSVVEGNAGFYEQLKAAVFDSFDRDVEGLVPYDLVCDLIKKIHDESHSRAESILVFLPGWGAISSIASRLRRSHFARELSILLLHSTLTTAEQQRVFERPPKHYRKVVLATSIAETSITIDDIVYVIDSGLVKGSSYDPMGNTSALKATLIGKANGVQRRGRAGRCQPGVCYHLLPKAVYDDLPDFLPPEIVRSPLEEVCLQLKAIESSQNCAEVLTRAMSAPSTEAIEHAVHFLTDMGAFTAEEKMTNLGRALAELPTHPLLGKMLFTAACFGVLDTIATIAAGLSVKTPFIRPQAFEKNAARENLLRIDNNVLSDHFCVVTLFTGWIRSGRSSQYAASHFADNSTLRSLERTKQQFIRLVLHSSFAKGIASPETYLSRYASNKGLVRLVLLWSLYPRIATIEYRANRDKQNPQVFCWDNKAAVFSTNSVLAFYKRKDFCANSFIAYYDRMNLEAMLSIFDATAVSPIDVALCLRQLTVRPLLEVPALFLQDTESKLAPAVYLNVDSLQDKESYAAMFFDGDKKLYVAPKEVVSVLQTARECLDFFLATCIKSVRANKFPDSLVHILAQIVGYSITGFDAPVTTVAGAAHIDPSIQQMQLTSEHLPAFARRQGHDDMDSDDSDDEAPFIRDDDDDTYLENLTADQKASVTAAYGDLAVFRCDGVAILLHAAKKAEGLSAVPEEKAEGKEVNAAGGDEEDEEDGDEVIAVNLNLAEMSVL